The Chthoniobacterales bacterium genome has a window encoding:
- the feoB gene encoding ferrous iron transport protein B, with protein sequence MSRSTASSVRALRVALVGNPNTGKTTLFNRLTGSRQKIGNYPGVTVEKKSGTWEYEGRKVTLVDLPGAYSLSASSPDERVALDFLTGHLAGEPRPDAVICVVDASNVVRNLFLASQVADLGLPLVIALNMADAAEKAGIHVDAPLLSRRLGVPVVRTVATRGDGIAALERAVNRAADEQTLMAPVPWPEAVERAVKFLAGGLAKENAQELSPGELRRVLFDRQSAVLERSGWPPGADPAPMLSAARDILVSARMQPASAEALLRYEHLGHLTADAVKFPEKRKRSATERIDAVLTHRVWGLVIFLGLMLLVFESIYSWAGPLMDAIESLVVGAQQTVAPWLEGYPALQSLVTDGVIGGAGGVIIFLPQILILFFFIALLEDSGYMARGAFLMDRIFGWCGLNGKSFVPLLSSFACAVPGLLAARTIEDPRARLTTILISPLMSCSARLPVYALMIGAFIEPAYGALVAGLVLFGVHFVGLAVAVPVAWAMNKFILRTRPLPFLLEMPPYRRPRLRDIFWRMWERAREFLVRAGTVIVAMTVIIWALVYFPRPDAVRERVAAEAGASAGDESLRLRTEAAYIEQSYLARAGRAVQPLFAPAGFDWKITVGVLASFPAREVIIATLGTIYGVGDADEESSDLRSTLSRDVWTHGPSAGRPVFTVPVALAIMVFFALCLQCGATVAVMAKESNWGWAAFAFCYMTALAWAGAVLTYQVGTHLLKL encoded by the coding sequence ATGTCCCGCAGCACCGCTTCATCCGTCCGTGCTTTGCGCGTCGCGCTTGTCGGCAATCCGAACACCGGGAAGACGACGCTTTTCAATCGCCTCACCGGATCACGCCAGAAGATCGGCAATTATCCGGGAGTCACGGTGGAAAAAAAATCGGGAACCTGGGAATACGAGGGCCGCAAGGTCACGCTGGTCGATCTTCCCGGCGCCTACAGTCTCTCCGCTTCCTCGCCCGACGAGCGTGTGGCGCTGGATTTTCTCACCGGTCATCTCGCCGGCGAGCCGCGGCCCGACGCGGTGATCTGCGTGGTCGATGCCTCGAACGTGGTGCGCAATCTTTTCCTCGCATCGCAGGTTGCGGATTTGGGGCTGCCGCTGGTCATCGCGCTCAACATGGCCGATGCGGCGGAGAAAGCGGGCATCCACGTCGATGCCCCGTTGCTTTCACGCCGGCTGGGCGTGCCGGTGGTGCGGACCGTGGCGACCCGCGGCGACGGGATCGCGGCGCTCGAGCGCGCGGTCAACCGCGCCGCCGACGAACAGACGCTGATGGCGCCCGTGCCCTGGCCCGAGGCGGTCGAACGCGCGGTGAAATTCCTCGCCGGCGGACTGGCCAAGGAAAACGCGCAGGAGTTGTCGCCCGGAGAATTGCGGCGTGTTCTTTTCGACCGGCAAAGCGCCGTGCTCGAACGCAGCGGCTGGCCGCCCGGCGCCGACCCCGCCCCCATGCTCTCGGCGGCGCGCGATATCCTCGTCAGCGCGCGTATGCAGCCGGCGTCGGCGGAAGCCCTGCTGCGATACGAGCACTTGGGGCACCTGACTGCGGATGCGGTGAAATTTCCCGAGAAGCGCAAACGCTCCGCCACCGAGAGGATCGACGCCGTTCTGACCCATCGCGTGTGGGGACTGGTGATTTTTCTCGGCCTGATGCTGCTTGTTTTCGAGTCGATCTATTCGTGGGCCGGGCCGCTGATGGATGCCATCGAATCGCTGGTGGTGGGCGCGCAACAGACGGTCGCACCGTGGCTCGAAGGTTATCCGGCGCTGCAGAGCCTGGTGACCGACGGCGTGATCGGCGGAGCCGGGGGCGTGATTATTTTTCTCCCGCAAATACTCATCCTGTTTTTCTTCATCGCCCTGCTCGAGGACTCCGGCTACATGGCGCGCGGCGCGTTTCTCATGGACAGGATTTTCGGGTGGTGCGGGCTCAACGGGAAAAGTTTCGTGCCGTTGCTTTCGAGCTTCGCGTGCGCCGTGCCCGGTTTGCTCGCCGCGCGCACGATCGAGGATCCGCGGGCGCGGCTGACCACCATTCTCATTTCGCCGTTGATGAGCTGCTCGGCACGTCTGCCCGTTTACGCGCTCATGATCGGCGCTTTCATCGAGCCGGCTTACGGCGCCCTCGTGGCCGGCCTTGTCCTTTTCGGCGTCCATTTCGTCGGGTTGGCCGTGGCGGTTCCGGTGGCGTGGGCGATGAACAAATTCATCCTGCGCACGCGGCCGTTGCCGTTCTTATTGGAAATGCCGCCCTACCGCCGCCCGCGGTTGCGCGACATTTTCTGGCGCATGTGGGAACGGGCGCGCGAGTTCCTCGTTCGCGCGGGCACGGTCATCGTCGCCATGACGGTGATCATTTGGGCGCTGGTATATTTTCCCCGGCCGGACGCGGTCCGCGAGCGCGTGGCGGCAGAGGCGGGGGCGAGCGCGGGTGACGAGTCGCTGCGCTTGCGCACGGAGGCCGCCTACATCGAGCAGAGCTATCTCGCGCGCGCCGGCCGCGCCGTGCAACCGCTTTTCGCGCCGGCCGGATTCGACTGGAAGATCACCGTGGGCGTTCTCGCGAGCTTTCCCGCGCGCGAGGTCATCATCGCAACGCTTGGGACCATTTACGGCGTCGGTGACGCCGATGAGGAATCCTCCGATTTGCGTTCCACTCTCTCGCGCGATGTGTGGACGCATGGTCCGTCGGCGGGGCGTCCGGTTTTCACCGTTCCCGTGGCGTTGGCCATCATGGTGTTTTTCGCCCTTTGTCTGCAGTGCGGCGCAACGGTCGCGGTGATGGCGAAAGAATCCAACTGGGGTTGGGCGGCTTTTGCTTTCTGCTACATGACCGCCTTGGCGTGGGCCGGAGCGGTCTTGACCTACCAAGTCGGCACGCATTTGCTGAAATTGTGA
- a CDS encoding acetolactate synthase — MASTETTEKLHGRAVRQYSVFLANRVGALMQVVKMLNEARVVVLALSIQDSSETSIARIIVSDPEMLEELFGRNDIPYGVCDVVVAELEEGASDLPRLLAALLEAEVNILFSYTLLVRPRGRPLLAIHTDDLECASAVLGSRGFRLLRQTDLSR; from the coding sequence ATGGCATCCACCGAAACGACCGAAAAGCTGCACGGGCGCGCAGTAAGGCAATACTCCGTCTTCCTGGCCAACCGCGTGGGCGCGCTCATGCAAGTGGTCAAAATGCTCAACGAAGCCCGCGTCGTCGTGCTGGCGCTCAGCATCCAGGATTCGTCGGAAACCTCGATCGCGCGCATCATCGTGAGCGATCCGGAAATGCTGGAGGAACTCTTCGGGCGCAATGACATCCCCTATGGAGTTTGTGATGTGGTGGTGGCGGAACTGGAAGAGGGCGCATCCGATCTGCCGCGCCTGCTTGCGGCTTTGCTGGAGGCCGAAGTGAACATCCTCTTCAGCTACACGCTGCTGGTGCGTCCGCGCGGACGCCCCTTGCTCGCCATCCACACCGACGACCTGGAATGCGCCAGCGCGGTCCTCGGGTCGCGCGGGTTCCGCCTGCTGAGACAGACGGACCTTTCGCGTTAG
- the rmuC gene encoding DNA recombination protein RmuC: MPEYLWWTLASLVFGVLAGYLAGRRRAILAASETAAARTLADELQRQVHYLDEERRKLVDELRVSAADLSAERQRAARLEESRAAIKTEIENLAASILEDKSRRFTEQNRNHLEQLLGPLSEHLREFKQQVNEAYGKESEARFALTEEVRRLSELNQTVSREAGNLAQALKGQAKTRGNWGEMILESVLEKAGLVRGQHFHAQVSGTTGEGRRLQPDVILDLPGGRKVIIDAKVSLVAYERQCSAQDEEERKAAAKEHAEALRRHIGQLASKDYAALPGINSPDFVFLFVPVEPALHAALETAPDLVEEALARNIVLVTAPNVIATARLVAQLWQQDLQNRHAREIAEQGGKLYDKFVAFCRDLENIGLRIRQTQESYDDAMNKLRDGRGNLLRQTEKLRSLGARTTAQQPVLPGAAESE, encoded by the coding sequence ATGCCCGAATATCTCTGGTGGACCCTTGCCTCGCTGGTCTTCGGTGTCTTGGCCGGCTACCTCGCCGGCCGACGCCGCGCCATCCTCGCAGCGTCCGAGACTGCCGCCGCGCGCACTTTGGCCGACGAACTCCAGCGGCAGGTTCATTATCTCGACGAGGAGCGCCGCAAACTCGTCGATGAACTCCGCGTTTCTGCAGCGGATCTTTCCGCCGAGCGCCAGCGTGCCGCGAGGCTCGAGGAATCGCGCGCGGCCATAAAGACCGAGATCGAAAATCTCGCCGCCTCGATCCTCGAGGACAAATCCCGCCGCTTCACCGAGCAAAACCGCAACCATCTCGAGCAGTTACTCGGGCCATTGTCAGAGCACCTCAGGGAATTCAAGCAGCAGGTCAACGAAGCTTACGGCAAAGAAAGCGAGGCGCGCTTCGCGCTGACCGAAGAAGTGCGGCGACTGAGCGAACTCAACCAGACGGTTTCGCGCGAGGCGGGCAATCTCGCGCAGGCCCTCAAGGGCCAGGCCAAGACGCGCGGCAACTGGGGCGAGATGATCCTCGAGTCGGTGCTGGAAAAAGCGGGACTCGTGCGCGGACAGCATTTCCACGCGCAAGTTTCGGGGACGACCGGAGAAGGCAGGCGACTGCAGCCCGACGTGATTCTTGATCTTCCCGGCGGAAGGAAAGTCATCATCGATGCAAAGGTCTCGCTGGTTGCCTACGAACGCCAATGCAGCGCGCAAGACGAAGAGGAGCGCAAAGCCGCGGCCAAGGAACACGCCGAGGCCTTGCGGCGGCACATCGGGCAACTTGCATCGAAGGACTACGCGGCGCTGCCGGGCATCAATTCGCCCGACTTCGTTTTCCTATTCGTCCCCGTGGAGCCGGCACTGCACGCCGCGCTCGAAACTGCACCCGATCTGGTGGAAGAGGCGCTCGCGCGCAACATCGTGCTCGTCACGGCACCCAACGTCATTGCCACCGCGCGCCTCGTGGCGCAACTTTGGCAGCAAGACCTGCAGAACCGCCACGCGCGCGAAATCGCCGAGCAGGGCGGGAAGCTTTATGACAAATTCGTCGCGTTCTGCCGCGATCTGGAAAATATCGGCCTCCGCATCCGCCAGACGCAGGAAAGTTACGATGACGCGATGAACAAGCTGCGCGACGGCCGCGGGAATCTCCTGCGCCAGACGGAAAAGCTGCGCTCCCTCGGCGCGCGCACCACAGCCCAGCAACCCGTGCTGCCGGGCGCCGCGGAAAGCGAGTAA
- the ilvB gene encoding biosynthetic-type acetolactate synthase large subunit: MNGAEILVKCLELEGADVIFAYPGGASMPIHQALTRSKKIRTILPRHEQGGVFAAEGYARATGKVGLCMATSGPGATNLVTGLADAFMDSVPVIAITGQVPQEMIGRGAFQETDIFGMTLPIVKHSYLVWDIHEIPRIVKEAFHIATSGRPGPVLIDLPKNIQNQKIEPVFPETIKLRGYDPDKRATDEQLLEMIRLIKQSRDPMIYCGGGIITSGAAPELLEFVERTQIPVATTLMGIGCFPETHPLSLKWLGMHGTVYANNAVNEADLLLAIGVRFDDRVTGKVEKFAEHGTIVHIDIDDSELNKNKVVALPVLSDVKYALKRANELLAKEGFERVKGDKFDRFKPWYEKIQAWKKAHPFRYTDTEDVIQPQYVIEQLYKLTNGKAILTTGVGQHQMWAGQYYDFDKPRTFITSAGLGAMGFGYPAAMGAKVACPDTQVIDIDGDGSFLMNVQELATAHIEKIGAKAIILNNQHLGMVVQWEDRFYESNRGHTFLGDPDDTSRIYPDYVEICKGFGVPCERVIHKKDLLPALQRMLDAEGVYVLDVMTPYTEHVLPMIPAGMTYKDIITE; encoded by the coding sequence ATGAACGGCGCGGAGATTCTCGTGAAGTGCCTCGAACTCGAGGGCGCGGATGTCATCTTTGCCTACCCCGGTGGCGCGAGCATGCCGATCCACCAGGCGCTCACGCGTTCCAAAAAGATCCGCACCATTCTTCCGCGCCATGAGCAGGGCGGGGTCTTCGCCGCCGAAGGTTATGCGCGCGCGACGGGCAAAGTCGGCCTTTGCATGGCCACGTCCGGACCGGGCGCCACCAACTTGGTCACCGGTCTCGCGGATGCGTTCATGGATTCCGTGCCCGTCATCGCCATCACCGGCCAGGTGCCGCAGGAGATGATCGGCCGCGGGGCGTTCCAGGAAACGGATATCTTCGGCATGACGCTGCCGATCGTGAAGCACAGCTACCTTGTCTGGGACATCCACGAGATCCCGCGCATCGTGAAGGAGGCTTTCCATATCGCCACCAGCGGCCGCCCCGGTCCGGTGCTGATCGACCTTCCGAAAAACATCCAGAACCAGAAGATCGAACCGGTCTTTCCCGAGACCATCAAACTCCGCGGCTACGATCCGGACAAACGCGCGACCGACGAGCAGCTGCTCGAAATGATCCGCCTCATCAAGCAGTCACGCGATCCGATGATCTATTGCGGCGGCGGCATCATCACGTCCGGCGCCGCGCCCGAACTTCTCGAGTTTGTCGAGCGCACGCAGATCCCCGTGGCCACGACGCTCATGGGCATCGGTTGCTTCCCGGAGACCCACCCGCTTTCCCTCAAGTGGCTCGGCATGCACGGCACGGTTTACGCGAACAACGCCGTGAACGAAGCCGATCTTCTTCTCGCCATCGGCGTGCGTTTCGATGATCGCGTGACCGGCAAGGTGGAAAAATTCGCCGAGCACGGAACCATCGTCCACATCGACATCGACGACTCGGAGCTGAACAAGAACAAGGTTGTCGCGCTTCCGGTCCTCAGCGACGTCAAATACGCGCTCAAGCGCGCCAACGAACTTCTCGCCAAAGAAGGTTTCGAGCGCGTGAAGGGTGACAAGTTCGACCGCTTCAAGCCTTGGTATGAGAAAATCCAGGCTTGGAAGAAAGCGCACCCGTTCCGCTACACGGACACCGAGGATGTCATCCAGCCCCAATACGTCATCGAGCAGCTCTACAAACTCACCAACGGCAAGGCCATCCTCACCACCGGCGTCGGCCAGCACCAGATGTGGGCGGGGCAATATTACGATTTCGACAAGCCGCGCACCTTCATCACTTCCGCCGGGCTTGGCGCGATGGGCTTCGGTTATCCCGCGGCCATGGGCGCCAAAGTGGCCTGCCCCGACACCCAAGTCATCGATATCGACGGCGACGGCTCTTTTCTCATGAACGTGCAGGAGCTGGCCACCGCGCACATCGAAAAAATCGGCGCCAAGGCCATCATCCTCAACAACCAGCACCTCGGCATGGTGGTGCAGTGGGAAGACCGCTTTTACGAGAGCAACCGCGGGCACACCTTCCTCGGCGACCCCGACGACACTTCGCGCATCTATCCCGATTACGTGGAGATTTGCAAAGGTTTCGGCGTGCCCTGCGAGCGCGTCATCCACAAGAAAGACCTTCTGCCCGCCCTTCAGCGCATGCTCGATGCGGAAGGTGTCTATGTTCTCGACGTCATGACGCCCTACACCGAGCACGTCTTGCCCATGATTCCCGCGGGCATGACTTATAAAGACATTATCACCGAGTAA
- a CDS encoding lytic transglycosylase domain-containing protein, producing the protein MSARIIYVLAAVAVLFAAGIGIFAAFENDPAYRVGELLGFGRYSSYDDLIAGTASRHGVDPLLVKAVIWQESRFHPDKLGSHGERGLMQVTEPAAQDWVAAEGIETFVPTDLLDPKTNIEAGTWYLGKALAHWSGQNDPLPFALGEYNAGRSRVKRWSGGGAQMTAQELSEAMDIPSTRAYVAAVLKRYEYYKKRGDQITLPQD; encoded by the coding sequence ATGTCAGCCCGCATCATTTATGTCCTCGCCGCAGTGGCCGTGCTCTTTGCTGCCGGCATCGGTATTTTTGCGGCGTTCGAAAATGATCCAGCCTACCGCGTCGGCGAGCTGCTCGGTTTCGGGAGATACAGCAGCTACGACGACTTGATCGCCGGAACCGCATCGCGCCACGGGGTCGATCCGCTGCTGGTCAAAGCGGTTATCTGGCAGGAGAGCCGCTTTCATCCGGACAAGCTTGGGTCGCACGGCGAACGCGGACTCATGCAGGTGACCGAGCCAGCGGCACAGGATTGGGTCGCAGCCGAGGGCATCGAAACATTTGTCCCCACGGATCTTCTCGACCCGAAAACAAACATCGAGGCGGGCACATGGTATCTCGGGAAAGCGCTCGCCCACTGGTCGGGCCAAAATGATCCCCTTCCCTTCGCCCTCGGCGAATACAATGCGGGCAGGAGCCGGGTGAAACGCTGGTCGGGCGGCGGCGCCCAGATGACGGCGCAGGAATTGAGCGAAGCGATGGACATCCCGAGCACACGCGCCTACGTGGCAGCCGTGCTCAAGCGCTACGAATACTACAAAAAGCGGGGTGACCAAATCACCCTGCCGCAGGATTGA
- the menD gene encoding 2-succinyl-5-enolpyruvyl-6-hydroxy-3-cyclohexene-1-carboxylic-acid synthase codes for MRARPGQPTGARDGRTAPETRRHARQPRPLSAPADNRAIAAEILSALHGAGVRTICICPGGRNAPLVEALDAAREAFDVVSFFEERSAAFFALGRIRRDNAPAAVMTTSGTAAAELLPAMLEARHAGLPLVAVTADRPRALRGTGAPQTIDQIPLFAAAQAPVIDIDSPGQIETLPPLDGPVHLNACFDEPLLDGESAKIFTGHPSAPLQPVPWMDEAEARDICADFFDAVRNPLVLVSSLRPPEAHALAPWLASLSCPLYLEAVSQLRTHRTLQEFSLHSGERILRTPECRAACDGVVRIGGIPTPRFWRELDGDSRPLLQISQLPFPGLARQSRVVPLRHFAAIAGAFAPSGGRNETLFQRDREIAIRLEELLAREPRSETALVRALSQGLAENARILLGNSLPVREWDLAAVRTPDARYCFANRGVNGIDGLVSTGIGLAGAGRPAAAVLGDLSALYDLAGLWAARAPAAADITIAVINNGGGMIFDRMFKNPSFLNAHEIKLRGWAEMFGWHYGRMHDPHDAMPPGVPRLVEVVPDAHATKRFSDAYADLWK; via the coding sequence ATGCGGGCTCGTCCCGGCCAGCCAACTGGCGCGCGAGACGGCCGAACTGCGCCTGAAACTCGCCGCCACGCGCGGCAACCTCGGCCTTTGAGCGCGCCCGCCGACAACCGTGCCATCGCGGCGGAAATACTGTCCGCCCTGCACGGGGCCGGCGTGCGCACGATTTGCATCTGCCCGGGAGGACGCAACGCGCCGCTCGTCGAAGCCCTCGATGCAGCGCGGGAAGCCTTCGATGTGGTCTCTTTTTTCGAAGAAAGAAGCGCCGCGTTTTTCGCGCTCGGCCGCATACGCCGCGACAATGCACCGGCTGCCGTTATGACAACCTCCGGCACGGCGGCGGCCGAGTTGCTGCCCGCGATGCTCGAGGCACGCCATGCGGGACTGCCGCTGGTAGCCGTCACGGCGGACCGACCCCGCGCACTGCGCGGAACCGGAGCGCCGCAGACCATCGACCAGATTCCGCTCTTCGCCGCGGCGCAAGCGCCGGTGATCGACATCGATTCGCCCGGACAAATCGAAACGCTTCCGCCGTTGGACGGTCCGGTGCATCTCAACGCCTGCTTCGATGAACCGCTGCTCGATGGCGAAAGCGCGAAGATTTTCACCGGTCATCCGTCGGCTCCGCTGCAGCCCGTGCCATGGATGGACGAGGCCGAAGCACGCGATATCTGCGCGGATTTTTTTGACGCGGTGCGCAACCCGCTTGTTCTCGTGTCTTCGCTCCGACCCCCGGAGGCGCACGCGCTCGCTCCCTGGCTGGCGTCGCTATCCTGCCCGCTTTATCTCGAAGCCGTCTCGCAACTGCGCACGCACCGGACCTTGCAGGAATTCAGCCTGCACTCCGGCGAACGCATCCTGCGGACTCCGGAATGCCGGGCTGCTTGCGACGGCGTGGTGCGCATCGGCGGGATTCCCACTCCGCGTTTCTGGCGCGAACTCGACGGGGACAGCCGCCCGCTGCTGCAGATATCGCAGCTTCCGTTTCCCGGTTTGGCAAGGCAGTCCCGCGTCGTGCCCTTGCGGCACTTTGCCGCGATTGCCGGAGCGTTCGCGCCGTCGGGCGGTCGCAACGAGACTCTTTTCCAACGGGACCGGGAAATCGCGATTCGTTTGGAGGAACTGCTCGCTCGAGAGCCGCGAAGCGAAACGGCGTTGGTCCGCGCGCTGTCGCAGGGCTTGGCCGAAAACGCGCGCATTCTCCTCGGCAACAGCCTGCCCGTCCGCGAGTGGGACCTGGCGGCGGTGCGCACGCCGGACGCGCGTTACTGCTTCGCCAACCGCGGGGTCAATGGCATCGACGGTCTTGTCTCGACAGGCATCGGCCTTGCGGGAGCCGGGCGACCCGCGGCTGCAGTTCTGGGTGATCTTTCGGCTCTCTACGATCTCGCCGGACTCTGGGCTGCGCGCGCACCCGCGGCGGCGGACATCACCATCGCCGTCATCAACAACGGCGGCGGCATGATTTTCGATCGGATGTTCAAAAATCCGTCGTTTCTCAATGCCCATGAGATCAAACTGCGCGGTTGGGCGGAAATGTTCGGGTGGCACTACGGGCGGATGCACGATCCGCATGATGCGATGCCTCCGGGCGTGCCGCGACTTGTCGAAGTCGTTCCCGACGCCCACGCGACAAAGCGTTTTTCCGACGCCTACGCTGACCTCTGGAAATAG
- a CDS encoding DUF2934 domain-containing protein: protein MAKTAKPKMSKTVKKAVKTTPVKTAKKKAAAARTRAVTATPTRVMTRKQGGKSEIVGLIGSVTNHDIAVRAYFIAEKRRELGLPGDAESDWLEAERQLRR from the coding sequence ATGGCCAAGACAGCGAAACCAAAAATGTCCAAAACGGTCAAAAAAGCGGTGAAAACGACCCCCGTCAAAACAGCGAAGAAGAAAGCGGCCGCCGCTCGCACGCGCGCTGTGACCGCCACGCCGACCCGCGTAATGACCCGCAAACAGGGCGGCAAGTCGGAGATTGTCGGGCTGATCGGATCAGTGACCAACCACGACATCGCGGTGCGTGCTTACTTCATCGCGGAAAAGCGGCGCGAACTCGGCCTCCCGGGCGACGCGGAGTCGGATTGGCTCGAAGCCGAGCGTCAACTGCGCCGCTGA
- a CDS encoding phage holin family protein: MRWFVTAVSVFAAAWVVPGIDYTSFTGLAFASLLLGIINAMVRPVLLILCLPLILVTMGLFILVLNALLLWFVSGILPGSSFTVSGFWAAFWGAIVISIVSWILSAFFRGSDGRIYPLTHHTVIKQARGRTLN; the protein is encoded by the coding sequence ATCCGCTGGTTTGTCACTGCCGTGTCCGTTTTCGCGGCGGCATGGGTGGTGCCGGGTATCGACTACACGAGTTTCACGGGGCTGGCCTTTGCCTCGCTCCTGCTCGGCATCATCAACGCCATGGTCCGCCCGGTGCTCCTCATCCTTTGCCTGCCGCTGATTTTGGTGACGATGGGCCTTTTCATCCTCGTGCTCAATGCCCTGCTGCTGTGGTTCGTATCCGGGATCCTGCCGGGCAGCTCGTTCACGGTTTCGGGTTTCTGGGCCGCATTCTGGGGCGCGATCGTGATCAGCATTGTGAGCTGGATTCTCAGCGCATTTTTCCGCGGCAGCGACGGGCGCATTTATCCGCTCACACACCACACGGTGATCAAACAGGCGCGGGGCCGCACGTTGAACTGA
- a CDS encoding phosphoribosylanthranilate isomerase encodes MVPAGLRRWLDSGRPGVKICGITREEDAHAAVEARADALGFNFYPRSKRAVRLAEISKWLRKLPEDVGRVAVVVQPDEALLRDLAASGLFHALQFHGGESADFCAKWGGDFYIKACPLSDEASAAAALDDPAPCILLDAHAPGTFGGTGRAIDWSLASKVCAATTRPVVLSGGLNPANVAEALRIVKPAAVDAASGVESAPGIKDGALVSAFVSAVTL; translated from the coding sequence ATGGTGCCCGCGGGCTTGCGGCGCTGGTTGGATTCGGGGCGACCGGGCGTGAAGATCTGCGGTATCACGCGCGAGGAGGATGCGCATGCGGCCGTGGAAGCGAGGGCCGACGCTTTGGGGTTCAATTTTTATCCGCGCTCGAAGCGGGCGGTGCGGCTCGCGGAAATTTCAAAGTGGTTGCGGAAACTTCCGGAGGATGTCGGACGAGTCGCCGTCGTCGTGCAACCGGATGAAGCGCTCCTGCGCGATTTGGCGGCGTCCGGATTGTTCCACGCCTTGCAATTCCACGGGGGTGAAAGCGCGGATTTTTGCGCGAAATGGGGCGGCGATTTTTACATCAAGGCATGTCCGCTATCCGACGAAGCTTCTGCCGCCGCCGCGCTCGATGATCCTGCGCCGTGCATTTTGTTGGACGCGCATGCGCCCGGCACATTCGGTGGAACGGGGCGTGCCATCGATTGGTCCCTGGCCTCGAAAGTTTGCGCGGCCACCACCCGTCCTGTCGTCCTTTCCGGCGGCCTCAACCCGGCCAATGTCGCCGAGGCCTTGCGCATCGTGAAGCCGGCGGCCGTGGATGCCGCCAGCGGCGTGGAATCCGCACCGGGCATCAAGGACGGCGCCCTTGTGTCCGCCTTTGTATCGGCTGTCACCCTTTGA
- a CDS encoding type II toxin-antitoxin system VapC family toxin — protein MVIPDANILLCATDTECPDHEAAAAWWRDTLQGDEEVGLCAVVAFAFIRLATNRKVFRRPLSVKDAGARVANWLEFPNVVWLDAHAEDFTTAAELLLHAGTGANLVTDAQIAAIALRTGGSIRSCDHDFSRFRGVDWSDPLA, from the coding sequence ATGGTCATTCCCGACGCCAATATTCTGCTCTGTGCCACGGACACGGAGTGTCCCGATCACGAGGCAGCCGCCGCGTGGTGGCGCGACACGCTGCAAGGAGATGAGGAAGTCGGTCTGTGCGCCGTGGTTGCCTTTGCTTTCATTCGTTTGGCAACCAACCGCAAGGTGTTCCGGCGTCCGCTGAGCGTCAAAGACGCCGGTGCGCGCGTGGCGAACTGGCTGGAGTTTCCCAATGTGGTCTGGCTCGATGCGCACGCGGAAGATTTCACGACCGCGGCGGAGCTGCTCCTCCACGCCGGCACCGGCGCGAATCTTGTCACCGACGCGCAAATCGCCGCCATCGCATTGCGCACGGGAGGATCCATCCGCTCCTGCGACCACGACTTTTCCCGTTTCCGCGGCGTTGATTGGTCCGATCCTTTGGCCTGA
- a CDS encoding antitoxin, giving the protein MRTTLTLEPDVEKLLHDEQYRTKKTFKEVLNSAVRTALRPAPRKRPKLLPPRAMGLRTGVDPRDLAGLADDLEAESYLRTSAKRRR; this is encoded by the coding sequence ATGCGGACGACACTGACTCTCGAACCGGACGTCGAGAAACTCCTGCACGACGAGCAATACCGGACGAAGAAGACTTTCAAGGAGGTGCTCAACTCCGCGGTGCGCACGGCGTTGCGTCCCGCTCCACGCAAGCGACCGAAGCTGCTTCCACCCCGTGCCATGGGGCTCCGCACCGGAGTAGACCCCCGTGATCTGGCCGGGTTGGCCGATGATCTGGAGGCGGAGAGTTATCTGCGGACCTCGGCCAAGCGCCGGCGTTGA